Proteins from a single region of Hymenobacter aquaticus:
- a CDS encoding alpha/beta hydrolase gives MKKLFALTLALVAAPALLFAQATVSLYAGTIPNSIATNLQESSITLAGGGVRISNVVQPTLQVFRPAKDKANGTAIIICPGGGYARLSIDSEGSDVAKRLNDMGVTAFVLKYRLPNDQTQPDKTTAPLLDAQQALRLVRQRATEYGINPGRVGILGFSAGGHLASTAGTHFSAPAGDTKDNTSVRPDFLMLLYPVISFTDSLAHAGSRERLLGPAPTPEQIRLYSNEQQVTAQTPPTFLVHAADDKTVKVQNSLRFYEACLRAGVPVEMHLYPRGGHGFGLYNKTTKDSWAERLQNWLDANGWLTK, from the coding sequence ATGAAAAAGCTCTTCGCCCTAACTCTGGCCCTGGTGGCCGCTCCCGCCTTGCTGTTTGCCCAAGCTACCGTGTCGCTCTACGCCGGCACCATTCCCAACTCCATTGCCACCAACCTCCAGGAAAGCAGCATTACGCTGGCTGGCGGCGGGGTCCGGATTTCCAACGTGGTGCAGCCCACCTTGCAGGTGTTTCGGCCGGCCAAGGACAAGGCCAACGGCACGGCCATCATCATCTGCCCGGGTGGGGGCTACGCGCGCCTGTCCATCGACAGTGAGGGCTCGGACGTGGCCAAGCGCCTGAACGACATGGGCGTCACGGCCTTCGTGCTGAAGTACCGCCTGCCCAACGACCAGACCCAGCCCGACAAAACCACGGCCCCGCTCCTGGACGCCCAGCAGGCCCTGCGCCTGGTGCGGCAGCGGGCCACTGAGTACGGCATTAACCCCGGCCGGGTGGGTATCCTGGGCTTTTCGGCGGGCGGCCACCTGGCGTCCACGGCCGGCACGCACTTCAGCGCCCCGGCCGGCGACACCAAGGACAACACCTCCGTGCGGCCCGACTTTCTAATGCTGCTCTACCCGGTCATCAGCTTCACCGACAGCCTGGCCCACGCCGGCTCCCGGGAGCGGCTGCTGGGCCCGGCGCCCACCCCCGAGCAGATCCGGCTCTACTCCAACGAGCAGCAGGTAACGGCCCAGACGCCGCCGACCTTCCTGGTGCACGCCGCCGACGATAAAACGGTGAAAGTGCAAAACAGCCTGCGCTTTTACGAGGCCTGCCTGCGGGCCGGGGTGCCGGTCGAGATGCACCTTTACCCCAGGGGCGGGCACGGCTTCGGCCTCTACAACAAGACCACCAAGGACAGCTGGGCCGAGCGGCTGCAAAACTGGCTCGACGCCAACGGCTGGCTAACGAAATAG
- a CDS encoding YybH family protein has translation MKSLLWMMPLTVVLASSCSKTADTPATAVTAQTLDQQFISAWNSKNAIQLDTMFADDVHFLQGEAHFQGKSEVSNRWVRETMGTISNLRLNVASSGTDAQTAYEGGTYQVDVIPTTPGTPMGVGEGNFILLWKKNPKGVWKLSYAQLEGLPVRVR, from the coding sequence ATGAAGTCCCTTCTCTGGATGATGCCCTTGACGGTAGTGCTGGCTTCCTCCTGCTCCAAAACGGCCGACACGCCCGCTACGGCCGTCACGGCGCAAACCCTCGACCAGCAGTTCATCAGCGCCTGGAACAGCAAGAACGCCATTCAGCTCGACACCATGTTTGCCGACGACGTGCACTTTCTGCAGGGCGAAGCCCATTTCCAGGGCAAGTCGGAGGTATCGAACCGCTGGGTGCGCGAAACGATGGGCACCATTTCCAACCTGCGCCTGAACGTGGCCTCGTCCGGCACCGATGCCCAGACGGCCTACGAGGGCGGCACCTACCAGGTCGACGTGATTCCGACCACGCCCGGCACCCCGATGGGCGTGGGCGAGGGCAACTTCATTTTGCTCTGGAAAAAGAACCCCAAGGGCGTCTGGAAGCTCAGCTACGCCCAGCTGGAAGGCCTGCCCGTGCGGGTACGGTAG
- a CDS encoding efflux RND transporter periplasmic adaptor subunit, which translates to MKKTILALSYAVGLLAFAGCGTKDADKPAGPPPATPVTLVAARTTDAVYYDEYPATVVAINNVELRSQVAGFITGIFFKDGDFVPKGKTLYEIDRRKYEASYQQALANLRSTQAVVQNARVNLDRYQRLAQQDAIAKQIVDNAQTAYATAQSQVAVAQAGVAAARTDLDYSLIKAPFAGRIGISQVRLGAQVSPGSTLLNTISGEDPMGVDFVITESDLARFVDLQQQTAGKTDSTFRLELPDGTRYNQPGKILAIDRGVNQQTGTVQIRVQFANPDRKLKDGLSGVLRVLNRQSGRRLVVPFKAVVEQMGENFVFVAGDSSKARQHKVQLGPRLRDQIVIMEGIKDGDQVVTEGLNRLRDGGLIQTGAPAAAPTAAK; encoded by the coding sequence ATGAAAAAAACGATTCTAGCTTTGTCGTACGCCGTGGGCCTGCTGGCTTTTGCCGGCTGCGGCACCAAAGACGCCGACAAGCCCGCCGGTCCGCCGCCAGCCACGCCCGTGACCCTGGTGGCGGCCCGCACCACCGACGCGGTGTACTACGACGAGTATCCGGCTACCGTGGTGGCCATCAACAACGTGGAGCTGCGCAGCCAGGTGGCGGGCTTCATCACCGGCATCTTCTTCAAGGACGGCGACTTCGTGCCCAAGGGCAAAACGCTCTACGAAATCGACCGGCGCAAGTACGAGGCTTCCTACCAGCAGGCCCTGGCTAACCTGCGCAGCACCCAGGCCGTGGTGCAGAACGCCCGCGTGAACCTGGACCGCTACCAGCGCCTGGCCCAGCAGGACGCCATTGCCAAGCAGATCGTCGATAACGCCCAGACGGCCTACGCCACGGCCCAGAGCCAGGTGGCCGTGGCCCAGGCCGGCGTGGCCGCCGCCCGCACCGACCTCGACTACTCCCTGATCAAAGCCCCGTTTGCGGGCCGCATCGGCATTTCGCAGGTGCGGTTGGGGGCGCAGGTGAGCCCCGGCTCCACGCTGCTCAACACCATCAGCGGCGAAGACCCGATGGGCGTGGACTTCGTGATTACCGAGAGTGACTTGGCCCGCTTCGTGGACTTGCAGCAGCAGACCGCCGGCAAAACCGACTCCACCTTCCGCCTGGAGCTGCCCGACGGCACCCGCTACAACCAGCCGGGCAAGATACTGGCCATCGACCGGGGCGTGAACCAGCAAACCGGCACGGTCCAGATCCGGGTGCAGTTCGCCAACCCCGACCGCAAGCTCAAGGACGGCCTGAGCGGGGTGCTGCGGGTGCTCAACCGGCAGTCGGGCCGCCGCCTGGTGGTGCCCTTCAAGGCCGTGGTCGAGCAGATGGGCGAAAACTTCGTCTTCGTGGCCGGCGACAGCAGCAAGGCCCGCCAGCACAAGGTGCAGCTGGGCCCGCGCCTGCGCGACCAGATCGTGATAATGGAAGGCATCAAGGACGGCGACCAGGTCGTGACCGAGGGCCTGAACCGCCTGCGCGACGGAGGCCTCATCCAGACCGGAGCCCCGGCCGCGGCCCCCACGGCGGCCAAGTAG
- a CDS encoding aldehyde dehydrogenase family protein: protein METLEKPSTLVARPQFKSHYDNFIGGKWVAPVKGQYFDNPSPIDGKAFCKVARSTKEDIELALDAAHEAFKSWSKASATTRSNVLLKIADIMEANLEHLAAVETVENGKAIRETMAADLPLCIDHFRYFAGVIRAEEGSATELNETTLSLVIQEPLGVVGQIIPWNFPLLMATWKLAPALAAGCCVVMKPAEQTPASIMVLMELIQDVLPAGVVNVVNGFGLEAGKPLASNKRVQKVSFTGETTTGRLILQYAAENIIPVTMELGGKSPNIFCKSVMDHDDDFLDKCLEGAAMFALNQGEICTCPSRLLVHEDIYDAFMPRLIERVKAIKLGHPLDPSTMMGAQASNDQYEKILSYLEIGKAEGAEVLTGGEAHTSHEHDELAEGYYIQPTIFRGHNKMRIFQEEIFGPVLSVTTFKDNDEAIAIANDTLYGLGAGLWSRDAHELYTMPRAIQAGRVWVNCYHDYPAGAPFGGYKASGFGRENHKMMLAHYRQTKNMLISYSQKPLGFF, encoded by the coding sequence ATGGAAACGTTAGAAAAACCGTCCACTCTCGTTGCCCGTCCCCAGTTCAAATCTCACTACGACAACTTCATCGGCGGCAAATGGGTTGCCCCGGTCAAGGGACAGTACTTCGATAACCCTTCGCCCATCGACGGTAAGGCGTTCTGCAAGGTCGCGCGCTCCACGAAAGAGGATATCGAGCTGGCGCTGGATGCCGCCCATGAGGCCTTTAAGTCGTGGAGCAAGGCCTCGGCCACCACGCGCAGCAACGTGCTGCTCAAGATTGCCGACATCATGGAGGCCAACCTGGAGCACCTGGCCGCCGTCGAAACGGTGGAAAACGGCAAGGCCATCCGCGAAACCATGGCTGCCGACCTGCCCCTGTGCATCGACCATTTCCGCTACTTCGCCGGCGTGATCCGGGCCGAGGAGGGCTCGGCCACCGAGCTGAACGAAACCACCCTGTCCCTGGTGATTCAGGAGCCGCTGGGCGTGGTGGGCCAGATCATTCCCTGGAACTTCCCGCTGCTGATGGCCACCTGGAAGCTGGCCCCGGCCCTGGCCGCCGGCTGCTGCGTGGTGATGAAGCCCGCCGAGCAGACGCCGGCCAGCATCATGGTGCTGATGGAGCTGATTCAGGACGTACTTCCGGCCGGCGTGGTCAATGTGGTAAACGGCTTCGGGCTGGAAGCCGGCAAGCCGCTGGCCTCCAACAAGCGGGTGCAGAAAGTCTCCTTCACCGGCGAAACCACCACCGGCCGCCTGATTCTGCAGTACGCCGCCGAAAACATCATTCCCGTCACGATGGAGCTGGGCGGCAAGTCGCCGAACATCTTCTGCAAATCGGTGATGGACCACGACGACGACTTCCTCGACAAGTGCCTGGAGGGCGCGGCCATGTTTGCGCTGAACCAGGGCGAAATCTGCACCTGCCCCTCGCGCCTGCTCGTCCACGAAGACATCTACGACGCCTTCATGCCCCGCCTCATCGAGCGGGTGAAAGCCATTAAGCTCGGCCACCCGCTCGACCCCAGCACCATGATGGGCGCCCAGGCCAGCAACGACCAGTACGAGAAGATCCTGAGCTACCTGGAAATCGGCAAGGCCGAAGGGGCTGAGGTGCTGACCGGCGGCGAGGCCCACACCAGCCATGAGCACGACGAGCTGGCTGAGGGCTACTACATCCAGCCCACCATCTTCCGGGGTCACAACAAAATGCGGATCTTCCAGGAAGAAATCTTCGGTCCGGTGCTGTCCGTCACCACGTTCAAGGACAACGACGAGGCCATTGCCATTGCCAACGACACGCTCTACGGTCTCGGCGCCGGCCTCTGGAGCCGCGACGCCCACGAGCTTTACACGATGCCCCGCGCCATTCAGGCCGGCCGCGTGTGGGTCAACTGCTACCACGACTACCCCGCCGGCGCGCCCTTCGGCGGCTACAAGGCTTCGGGTTTCGGCCGCGAAAACCACAAGATGATGCTGGCCCACTACCGCCAGACCAAGAACATGCTCATCAGCTACAGCCAGAAACCACTGGGATTTTTCTAG
- a CDS encoding glycine zipper domain-containing protein, translated as MKKVSLILALVMMLTSVFSNMAQAQERKKWSPQAKGAVIGGLGGAAAGAIIHKRNRAVGGVVGGVAGAGVGYAIGKHTDNKRKEAARVAAANRAAANRAAEARAERAALARRVDAAERKADLAAQAQKQQQQQYPVMANGFAANTPMMLTAANGPVAAGYLPNESYGDRTKPYSTSEVRRKSW; from the coding sequence ATGAAAAAGGTCAGTTTGATTCTCGCCCTGGTAATGATGCTCACCTCCGTGTTCAGCAACATGGCCCAGGCTCAGGAACGGAAGAAATGGAGCCCGCAGGCCAAAGGGGCCGTCATTGGCGGTCTGGGTGGTGCCGCGGCCGGTGCCATCATCCATAAGCGTAACCGGGCCGTGGGTGGCGTAGTAGGGGGCGTGGCCGGTGCCGGCGTCGGCTATGCCATCGGGAAGCACACCGACAACAAGCGCAAGGAAGCCGCCCGCGTAGCCGCCGCCAACCGGGCTGCCGCTAACCGCGCCGCCGAGGCCCGCGCCGAGCGCGCCGCCCTGGCCCGCCGCGTGGATGCCGCCGAGCGCAAAGCCGACCTGGCCGCCCAGGCCCAGAAACAACAACAGCAGCAGTATCCCGTAATGGCCAATGGCTTCGCCGCCAACACGCCGATGATGCTGACTGCCGCCAACGGCCCCGTGGCCGCCGGCTACCTGCCCAACGAGTCGTACGGCGACCGTACCAAGCCCTACTCGACCTCGGAAGTTCGTCGCAAGAGCTGGTAA
- a CDS encoding efflux RND transporter permease subunit, with protein MIAETFIRRPVTAIVTSLVIVLVGVLAILNLPVGQYPEITPPTVSVSGTYTGADAQTVEQTVATPVEVQVNGTPGMTYLQSNSTSNGQMSMTVNFEVGTDINIAALDVQNRVGIAQPTLPQEVQRLGLVVRKRNPSILMLVALYAPKGTHNTTFLDNYANVFVKDALLRTKGVGDIVSRADDFSMRVWLKPDKLSQLGVTAQEVTAAIQEQNAQIAAGSIGAPPAQTGQTFEYIVFVKGRLTNTEEFGNVIVKTRPEDGAVVYLKDVARLELGKFNYSNNSFVDGKRAAYLLVYQAPGANALDTYDNVNKTMEQLKKQFPTDLDYVVPFESATVVKVSINEVLHTLIEALVLVIIVVYLFLQSWRSTLIPVLAIPVSIIGTFILFIPLGFTINTLTMFGFVLAIGIVVDDAIVVVEAVEHNMNERGLSPLEATLAAMREISAPVIAIALILAAVFVPVGFIPGITGRLYQQFAITIAISVIISAFVALSLTPALCVLLLKPHKRDENSRGLDKFFFRFNTWFDRVTGKYGQGVQRGIKHSRLVVVLLICIIVATGLLFRSKPSGFIPTEDEGRLFVTFTLPEASSTERTVSTLKEVMKELDQIKGIKHYAGLGGLNVVNFSSKSNSGTVFCQLEPWDDRKEKELQLQGLIATVQQRLSRLKEANIVVISPPAIPGLGNSGGFSFILQEREAGGDVKNFDANLQGFIAALRKRPEIVNPFSFFTANTPGYQLTIDREKAKKLGVSIADIGTALRTYLGSAYVNDFTVYGRNFRVVTQADSMYRGDISNLGQYYVRNSQGGMVPLSTLTSYKRTESAPLISHYNLFRSAEINGNAAPGYSSGDALKALEETAAQSLPAGYGYEFSGLSREEQLAGGQTVYIFALSIIFVFLFLAALYESWSVPFSVLLAVPLGAFGAILALFFLPKLTNNVYAQIGLITLIGLSAKNAILIIEFAKERVDKGMPLVEATLEAVRLRLRPIVMTSLAFILGVLPLVFASGAGAQSRQTIGWTVLGGMLSATLLAIFIVPVLYVLITRFAYGKDKLAELEASYQPDEEHGGPAPDQPAPSPA; from the coding sequence ATGATTGCAGAAACCTTTATTCGGCGCCCCGTCACGGCCATCGTCACCTCCCTGGTGATTGTGCTGGTGGGCGTGCTGGCTATCCTGAATTTGCCCGTGGGGCAGTATCCGGAAATTACGCCGCCCACGGTATCCGTCAGCGGTACCTACACCGGGGCCGACGCCCAGACCGTGGAGCAGACCGTGGCCACGCCCGTGGAGGTGCAGGTGAACGGCACCCCGGGCATGACCTACCTGCAAAGCAACAGCACCAGCAACGGGCAGATGAGCATGACGGTGAACTTCGAGGTGGGCACCGACATCAACATCGCCGCCCTCGACGTGCAGAACCGGGTGGGCATTGCCCAGCCGACTCTGCCGCAGGAAGTGCAGCGTCTGGGCCTGGTGGTGCGCAAGCGCAACCCGAGCATTCTGATGCTGGTGGCCCTGTACGCGCCCAAGGGAACCCACAACACGACCTTTCTCGACAACTACGCCAACGTCTTCGTGAAGGACGCGCTGCTGCGCACCAAGGGCGTGGGCGACATCGTGAGCCGGGCCGACGACTTCTCGATGCGCGTCTGGCTCAAGCCCGACAAGCTCAGCCAGCTCGGCGTCACGGCCCAGGAAGTGACGGCCGCCATCCAGGAGCAGAACGCCCAGATTGCGGCCGGCTCGATTGGGGCCCCGCCCGCCCAGACCGGGCAGACGTTTGAGTACATCGTCTTCGTGAAAGGCCGCCTGACCAACACCGAGGAGTTCGGCAACGTCATCGTGAAAACCCGGCCCGAGGATGGCGCGGTGGTCTACCTCAAGGACGTGGCCCGCCTGGAGCTGGGCAAGTTCAACTATTCGAACAACTCTTTCGTGGACGGCAAGCGCGCCGCCTACCTGCTCGTGTACCAGGCCCCCGGCGCCAACGCCCTGGACACCTACGACAACGTGAACAAGACCATGGAGCAGCTCAAGAAGCAGTTCCCCACCGACCTCGACTACGTGGTGCCGTTTGAGTCGGCCACGGTGGTGAAGGTGTCCATCAACGAGGTGCTGCACACGCTCATCGAGGCCCTGGTGCTGGTGATTATCGTGGTGTACCTGTTCCTGCAAAGCTGGCGCTCCACGCTCATCCCGGTGCTGGCCATTCCGGTGTCCATCATCGGCACGTTCATCCTGTTTATCCCGCTGGGCTTCACCATCAATACGCTGACGATGTTCGGCTTCGTGCTGGCCATCGGTATCGTGGTCGACGACGCCATTGTGGTGGTGGAAGCCGTGGAGCACAACATGAACGAGCGGGGTCTTTCGCCCCTGGAAGCCACGCTGGCGGCCATGCGCGAGATTTCCGCCCCGGTTATTGCCATTGCCCTGATTCTGGCGGCCGTGTTCGTACCGGTGGGCTTCATTCCCGGCATCACCGGCCGGCTCTACCAGCAGTTCGCCATTACCATCGCCATTTCGGTGATTATCTCGGCCTTCGTGGCCCTGTCGCTCACGCCGGCCCTGTGCGTGCTGCTGCTCAAGCCCCACAAGCGCGACGAGAACTCGCGGGGGCTCGACAAGTTCTTCTTCCGGTTTAACACCTGGTTCGACCGGGTGACGGGCAAGTACGGCCAGGGCGTGCAGCGCGGCATCAAGCACTCGCGCCTGGTGGTCGTGCTGCTGATCTGCATCATCGTGGCCACCGGGCTGCTGTTCCGCAGCAAGCCCTCGGGCTTCATTCCGACCGAGGACGAAGGCCGCCTGTTCGTGACCTTCACCCTGCCCGAAGCCTCCTCCACGGAGCGCACGGTGAGCACGCTGAAGGAAGTAATGAAGGAGCTGGACCAGATCAAGGGCATCAAGCACTACGCGGGCCTGGGTGGCCTGAACGTGGTGAACTTCTCGTCGAAGTCGAACAGCGGCACCGTGTTTTGCCAGCTTGAGCCCTGGGACGACCGGAAGGAAAAGGAGCTGCAATTGCAGGGCCTGATTGCCACCGTGCAGCAGCGCCTGAGCCGCCTCAAAGAAGCCAACATCGTCGTGATTTCGCCGCCCGCCATTCCGGGCCTGGGCAACAGCGGCGGCTTCAGCTTCATTTTGCAGGAGCGCGAGGCCGGCGGCGACGTCAAGAACTTCGACGCCAACCTCCAGGGCTTTATTGCCGCCCTGCGCAAGCGGCCCGAAATCGTGAATCCCTTCTCGTTTTTCACCGCCAACACCCCCGGCTACCAGCTCACCATCGACCGGGAAAAGGCCAAGAAGCTCGGCGTCAGCATCGCCGACATCGGCACGGCCCTGCGCACCTACCTGGGCTCGGCCTACGTGAACGACTTCACCGTCTACGGCCGCAACTTCCGCGTCGTGACCCAGGCCGACAGCATGTACCGCGGCGACATCTCGAACCTGGGCCAGTACTACGTGCGCAACAGCCAGGGCGGCATGGTGCCCCTGAGCACGCTGACCAGCTACAAGCGCACCGAGTCGGCCCCGCTGATTTCGCACTACAACCTGTTCCGCTCGGCCGAAATCAACGGCAACGCCGCCCCCGGCTACTCGTCCGGCGACGCGCTGAAGGCCCTGGAAGAAACCGCCGCCCAGAGCCTGCCGGCGGGCTACGGCTACGAGTTTTCGGGGTTGAGCCGGGAAGAGCAGCTGGCCGGCGGGCAGACGGTGTACATCTTCGCCTTGTCCATCATCTTCGTGTTCCTGTTTCTGGCCGCTCTGTATGAAAGCTGGTCGGTGCCCTTCTCGGTGCTGCTGGCCGTGCCGCTGGGCGCGTTCGGGGCCATTCTGGCGCTGTTTTTCCTGCCCAAGCTCACCAACAACGTCTACGCCCAGATCGGCCTGATTACCCTGATTGGCCTCTCGGCCAAGAACGCCATTCTCATCATTGAGTTTGCCAAGGAGCGGGTGGATAAAGGCATGCCCCTGGTGGAGGCCACCCTGGAAGCCGTGCGCCTGCGCCTGCGCCCCATCGTGATGACCTCGTTGGCCTTTATTCTGGGCGTGCTGCCGCTGGTGTTTGCCTCCGGCGCCGGGGCCCAGAGCCGCCAAACCATCGGCTGGACGGTGCTGGGCGGCATGCTGTCGGCCACGCTGCTGGCTATCTTCATCGTGCCGGTGCTGTACGTGCTCATCACGCGCTTCGCCTACGGCAAGGACAAGCTGGCCGAGCTGGAGGCCAGCTACCAGCCCGACGAGGAGCACGGCGGCCCCGCCCCCGACCAGCCCGCCCCGAGTCCGGCGTAG
- a CDS encoding nitroreductase family protein has protein sequence MSDTPDAALLPTPEQFNALIRARRSIQPVQFEPGRVVPDEVVQMLLENANWAPTHKRTEPWRFVVFTGAGLAKLAEFQAGLYRQQAGEFVDEKKAQKLATNPLLASHVIAIGMKRHHVLPEIEEVEAVACAVQNLHLSAVAYGLGGYWGSGGITYLEEAKPFFGLGPEDKLLGFFYLGYVQQQPGRNLRKPIEEKVTWVTE, from the coding sequence ATGTCCGACACTCCCGACGCCGCCCTCCTGCCCACGCCCGAGCAGTTCAACGCCCTGATCCGCGCCCGGCGCAGCATTCAGCCCGTGCAGTTCGAGCCCGGCCGCGTGGTGCCCGACGAAGTAGTGCAGATGCTGCTGGAAAACGCCAACTGGGCCCCCACCCACAAGCGTACCGAGCCCTGGCGCTTCGTGGTATTCACGGGCGCGGGGCTGGCGAAGCTGGCCGAGTTTCAGGCGGGGCTGTACCGGCAGCAGGCCGGCGAGTTCGTGGACGAGAAGAAGGCCCAGAAGCTGGCGACCAATCCGCTGCTGGCTTCCCACGTCATTGCCATCGGGATGAAGCGACACCACGTGCTGCCCGAAATCGAGGAGGTGGAGGCCGTGGCCTGCGCCGTGCAGAACCTGCACCTCTCGGCCGTGGCCTACGGCCTGGGCGGCTACTGGGGCTCGGGCGGCATCACGTACCTGGAAGAAGCCAAGCCCTTCTTCGGCCTGGGGCCGGAGGACAAGCTGCTGGGCTTCTTCTACCTGGGCTACGTGCAGCAGCAACCCGGCCGCAACCTGCGCAAGCCCATCGAGGAGAAGGTAACCTGGGTGACAGAATAA
- a CDS encoding DUF779 domain-containing protein — MANSPTPRVLVTPAAEATIDLLRDEHGPLMFHQSGGCCDGSSPMCFAKGEFRIGGNDVWLGQIHGCDFFMSTSQFEYWQHTQLTVDVVKGRGASFSLEIPLGVRFLIRSRLFTEEEEQNMAPVYEGEEYLERTAEA, encoded by the coding sequence ATGGCAAACTCCCCAACCCCGCGCGTACTCGTCACGCCCGCCGCCGAAGCCACCATCGACTTACTGCGCGACGAGCACGGCCCGCTGATGTTTCACCAGAGCGGGGGCTGCTGCGACGGTTCCTCACCGATGTGCTTTGCCAAGGGCGAGTTCCGCATCGGCGGCAACGACGTGTGGCTGGGCCAGATCCACGGCTGCGACTTTTTTATGAGCACCTCGCAGTTTGAGTACTGGCAGCACACCCAGCTCACCGTCGACGTGGTGAAAGGCCGCGGGGCCAGCTTCTCGCTGGAAATCCCGCTCGGCGTCCGGTTCCTGATTCGCTCCCGCCTGTTCACCGAGGAGGAAGAGCAGAACATGGCCCCGGTATATGAGGGGGAAGAGTACCTGGAGCGGACGGCGGAAGCGTAG
- a CDS encoding TolC family protein, with protein sequence MKTTQPAIWSLLGLFLLAPFLGAAQPTAPPPTTPYTLEQCLQFALQNQPLLRQARIDEETNEANIRVGLAGWLPQVGLNATGQHYFQLPYTVFPNAEGVNVPRQIGLRNTSTVGLAATQTIYNNDVQLALRSARPSRQLYQQNSTSVRIDVVSGVSKAYYDVLLSQRQLDVLSEDIVRLQRSLKDARARYDAGIVDKIDYKQAEISLNNSIVARKQAVEAIKAKSAYLKELMGLPGAQPLSLQYDTLRLMREAVADTAVAVETANRIEVQQLQTQKALQQAQISYYRWGFLPALSAFGNYNSVFQNNNFGDLYSQRFPSSYAGLQLSLPIFQGGRRLQNLRRERLTDQRLDQDLLITRNRINTEFEQALAAYKGYYADYLIGQRNLALSKEVYSVVNLQYREGIKTYLDVLVAQTTLRTAQLNYYSALFQVLSSKVDLLRAQGSLPTQY encoded by the coding sequence ATGAAAACAACCCAACCAGCTATCTGGTCCTTGCTCGGCCTGTTCCTGCTTGCCCCGTTTCTGGGCGCGGCCCAACCCACGGCGCCGCCGCCCACCACGCCCTACACCCTGGAGCAGTGCCTGCAGTTTGCCCTGCAAAATCAGCCCCTGCTGCGCCAGGCCCGCATCGATGAGGAAACCAACGAGGCCAACATCCGGGTGGGGCTGGCCGGCTGGCTGCCCCAGGTGGGCCTCAACGCCACCGGCCAGCACTACTTTCAGCTGCCCTACACCGTGTTTCCCAACGCCGAGGGCGTGAACGTGCCGCGCCAGATTGGCCTGCGCAACACCTCCACCGTGGGCCTGGCCGCCACCCAGACCATCTACAACAACGATGTGCAGCTGGCTTTGCGCAGCGCCCGGCCTTCGCGCCAGCTCTACCAGCAGAACTCGACCAGCGTGCGGATTGACGTGGTGAGCGGGGTAAGCAAGGCTTACTACGACGTGCTGCTCTCCCAGCGCCAGCTCGACGTGCTCAGCGAGGACATCGTGCGGCTCCAGCGCAGCCTCAAGGACGCCCGGGCCCGCTACGACGCCGGCATCGTGGATAAAATCGACTACAAGCAGGCCGAAATTTCCCTGAACAACTCCATCGTGGCCCGCAAGCAGGCCGTGGAGGCCATCAAGGCCAAGTCGGCGTACCTGAAGGAGCTGATGGGCCTGCCCGGCGCCCAGCCCCTGAGCCTGCAGTACGACACGCTGCGCCTGATGCGCGAGGCCGTGGCCGATACGGCGGTGGCCGTGGAAACGGCCAACCGCATCGAGGTGCAGCAGCTGCAAACCCAGAAAGCCCTGCAACAGGCCCAGATCAGCTACTACCGCTGGGGCTTTCTGCCGGCTTTGTCGGCCTTCGGCAACTACAACTCCGTGTTTCAGAACAACAACTTCGGCGACTTGTACAGCCAGCGTTTCCCGAGCTCCTACGCCGGGCTGCAGCTGAGCCTGCCGATCTTCCAGGGCGGGCGGCGGCTCCAGAACCTGCGCCGCGAGCGGCTCACCGACCAGCGCCTCGACCAGGACCTGCTTATTACCCGCAACCGCATCAACACCGAGTTTGAGCAGGCCCTGGCCGCCTACAAGGGCTACTACGCCGACTACCTCATCGGGCAGCGCAACCTGGCTTTGTCGAAGGAAGTGTACTCGGTGGTGAACCTGCAGTACCGGGAAGGCATCAAAACCTACCTCGACGTGCTCGTGGCCCAGACCACCCTGCGCACGGCTCAGCTCAACTACTACAGCGCCCTGTTTCAGGTGCTCAGCAGCAAAGTCGACCTGCTGCGCGCCCAGGGCAGCCTCCCGACTCAGTATTGA